In the genome of Candoia aspera isolate rCanAsp1 chromosome 1, rCanAsp1.hap2, whole genome shotgun sequence, one region contains:
- the SLC13A2 gene encoding solute carrier family 13 member 2 isoform X1, giving the protein MWREIVAYRNYLITVLTPLVFLPLPLVLPYKEAQCGYTIILMAIFWCTEALPLAVTALIPVLFFPLMGIMDSTKVCMEYLKDTNMLFIGGLLVAIAVEHWNLHRRIALQVLLIVGVRPALLLMGFMGVTAFLSMWISNTATTAMMVPIAHAVLQQLHKSELEQSTVEQEATQNGTANRAFELQEAPHTQANAHVQVVVKEEQPPQKLEEDRQRLQQKHETFCKGMSLAVCYSASIGGIATLTGTTPNLVLKGQMDELFCHNNNVVNFASWFTFAFPAMVLLLSLSWLWLLMIFLGLDFRKNFGCGTSESERLKAGRAYSIIRSEYQALGRMKFSEAAVLVLFITLVVLWFMREPGFMPGWASAAFSQEGKSYITDATVVIFISLLLFLIPSEMPVCSSRGQLEGSPRQICVPPALLDWATVNRHMPWNIVILLGGGFALAKGSEVSGLSKWLGSKLTPLQTIPHPAIAFVLCLLVAVFTECTSNVATTTLFLPILASMAQAIELNPLYVMLPCTLAASLAFMLPVATPPNAIVFSYGNLRVIDMVKAGCVLNILGVLTIMLAINTWGFPLFDLHQFPSWASSNASQC; this is encoded by the exons ATGTGGCGAGAGATCGTGGCGTACCGGAACTATTTGATCACCGTGCTGACTCCCCTGGTCTTTCTCCCTTTGCCTCTGGTCCTTCCTTACAAG GAAGCCCAATGTGGCTACACCATCATCCTGATGGCCATCTTCTGGTGCACTGAGGCCCTGCCCCTGGCGGTGACCGCTCTCATCCCTGTCCTCTTCTTCCCCCTCATGGGCATCATGGACTCTACGAAG GTGTGCATGGAGTACCTCAAGGACACCAACATGCTCTTCATTGGGGGGCTGCTGGTGGCCATTGCTGTCGAGCACTGGAACCTCCACAGGCGCATCGCCCTGCAAGTCCTCCTGATCGTCGGGGTCCGGCCTGCCTT gctcCTGATGGGCTTCATGGGCGTCACTGCCTTCCTCTCCATGTGGATCAGCAACACGGCCACCACCGCCATGATGGTGCCCATCGCACATGCTGTCCTTCAGCAGCTGCACAAGTCGGAGCTGGAGCAGAGCACTGTGGAGCAAGAGGCCACCCAGAACGGGACTGCCAACAGGGCGTTTGAGTTGCAGGAGGCCCCCCACACACAAG CAAACGCGCATGTGCAGGTGGTGGTGAAGGAGGAGCAACCACCACAGAAGCTGGAGGAAGACCGGCAGCGGCTGCAGCAGAAGCACGAGACCTTCTGCAAGGGGATGAGTCTGGCCGTCTGCTACTCTGCCAGCATCGGCGGGATCGCCACCCTGACGGGCACCACCCCCAACCTGGTGCTGAAGGGGCAGATGGACGA GCTCTTCTGCCACAACAACAACGTGGTGAACTTCGCCTCCTGGTTCACCTTTGCCTTCCCTGCCATGGTGCTGCTCCTGAGCCTCTCGTGGCTGTGGCTGCTGATGATATTCCTGGGCCTGGA CTTCAGGAAGAATTTTGGCTGCGGCACCAGCGAGTCGGAGCGGCTGAAGGCAGGCAGGGCGTACAGCATCATCAGGAGCGAGTACCAGGCCTTGGGCCGCATGAAGTTCTCCGAGGCGGCTGTGCTGGTCCTCTTCATCACCCTGGTGGTCCTTTGGTTCATGAGGGAGCCCGGCTTCATGCCCGGGTGGGCGAGTGCCGCCTTTAGCCAGGAGGGAAAGAG CTACATCACAGATGCCACCGTCGTCATCTTCATCTCACTGCTGCTGTTCCTGATTCCCTCTGAAATGCCCGTCTGCTCTTCCCGGGGCCAGCTCGAAG GCAGCCCACGGCAGATCTGCGTGCCCCCGGCCCTCCTGGACTGGGCCACGGTCAATCGACACATGCCCTGGAACATTGTCATCCTCCTGGGCGGAGGGTTCGCCCTGGCCAAAGGCAGCGAG GTCTCGGGCCTGTCCAAATGGCTGGGGAGCAAGCTGACCCCTTTGCAAACCATTCCCCATCCAGCGATCGCCTTCGTGCTCTGCCTCCTGGTGGCCGTCTTCACCGAGTGCACCAGCAACGTGGCCACCACCACCCTCTTTCTGCCCATCCTGGCTTCCATG GCCCAGGCCATCGAACTCAACCCGCTGTACGTGATGCTGCCCTGCACGCTCGCGGCCTCGCTGGCCTTCATGCTGCCGGTGGCCACCCCGCCGAACGCCATCGTCTTCTCCTACGGCAACCTCCGGGTCATCGACATG GTCAAAGCTGGCTGTGTGCTGAACATCCTGGGTGTCCTGACCATCATGCTGGCCATCAACACCTGGGGCTTCCCCTTGTTTGACCTGCACCAATTCCCGTCCTGGGCAAGCAGCAATGCATCTCAGTGCTGA
- the SLC13A2 gene encoding solute carrier family 13 member 2 isoform X2: MGQGQPCLHQRLYIAWKRCQSSSSARISVGTLSIMWREIVAYRNYLITVLTPLVFLPLPLVLPYKVCMEYLKDTNMLFIGGLLVAIAVEHWNLHRRIALQVLLIVGVRPALLLMGFMGVTAFLSMWISNTATTAMMVPIAHAVLQQLHKSELEQSTVEQEATQNGTANRAFELQEAPHTQANAHVQVVVKEEQPPQKLEEDRQRLQQKHETFCKGMSLAVCYSASIGGIATLTGTTPNLVLKGQMDELFCHNNNVVNFASWFTFAFPAMVLLLSLSWLWLLMIFLGLDFRKNFGCGTSESERLKAGRAYSIIRSEYQALGRMKFSEAAVLVLFITLVVLWFMREPGFMPGWASAAFSQEGKSYITDATVVIFISLLLFLIPSEMPVCSSRGQLEGSPRQICVPPALLDWATVNRHMPWNIVILLGGGFALAKGSEVSGLSKWLGSKLTPLQTIPHPAIAFVLCLLVAVFTECTSNVATTTLFLPILASMAQAIELNPLYVMLPCTLAASLAFMLPVATPPNAIVFSYGNLRVIDMVKAGCVLNILGVLTIMLAINTWGFPLFDLHQFPSWASSNASQC, from the exons ATGGGCCAAGGTCAGCCCTGCTTGCACCAGAGACTTTATATAGCCTGGAAACGCTGCCAGAGTTCCTCCAGTGCCAGGATCAGCGTGGGCACTCTCTCCATCATGTGGCGAGAGATCGTGGCGTACCGGAACTATTTGATCACCGTGCTGACTCCCCTGGTCTTTCTCCCTTTGCCTCTGGTCCTTCCTTACAAG GTGTGCATGGAGTACCTCAAGGACACCAACATGCTCTTCATTGGGGGGCTGCTGGTGGCCATTGCTGTCGAGCACTGGAACCTCCACAGGCGCATCGCCCTGCAAGTCCTCCTGATCGTCGGGGTCCGGCCTGCCTT gctcCTGATGGGCTTCATGGGCGTCACTGCCTTCCTCTCCATGTGGATCAGCAACACGGCCACCACCGCCATGATGGTGCCCATCGCACATGCTGTCCTTCAGCAGCTGCACAAGTCGGAGCTGGAGCAGAGCACTGTGGAGCAAGAGGCCACCCAGAACGGGACTGCCAACAGGGCGTTTGAGTTGCAGGAGGCCCCCCACACACAAG CAAACGCGCATGTGCAGGTGGTGGTGAAGGAGGAGCAACCACCACAGAAGCTGGAGGAAGACCGGCAGCGGCTGCAGCAGAAGCACGAGACCTTCTGCAAGGGGATGAGTCTGGCCGTCTGCTACTCTGCCAGCATCGGCGGGATCGCCACCCTGACGGGCACCACCCCCAACCTGGTGCTGAAGGGGCAGATGGACGA GCTCTTCTGCCACAACAACAACGTGGTGAACTTCGCCTCCTGGTTCACCTTTGCCTTCCCTGCCATGGTGCTGCTCCTGAGCCTCTCGTGGCTGTGGCTGCTGATGATATTCCTGGGCCTGGA CTTCAGGAAGAATTTTGGCTGCGGCACCAGCGAGTCGGAGCGGCTGAAGGCAGGCAGGGCGTACAGCATCATCAGGAGCGAGTACCAGGCCTTGGGCCGCATGAAGTTCTCCGAGGCGGCTGTGCTGGTCCTCTTCATCACCCTGGTGGTCCTTTGGTTCATGAGGGAGCCCGGCTTCATGCCCGGGTGGGCGAGTGCCGCCTTTAGCCAGGAGGGAAAGAG CTACATCACAGATGCCACCGTCGTCATCTTCATCTCACTGCTGCTGTTCCTGATTCCCTCTGAAATGCCCGTCTGCTCTTCCCGGGGCCAGCTCGAAG GCAGCCCACGGCAGATCTGCGTGCCCCCGGCCCTCCTGGACTGGGCCACGGTCAATCGACACATGCCCTGGAACATTGTCATCCTCCTGGGCGGAGGGTTCGCCCTGGCCAAAGGCAGCGAG GTCTCGGGCCTGTCCAAATGGCTGGGGAGCAAGCTGACCCCTTTGCAAACCATTCCCCATCCAGCGATCGCCTTCGTGCTCTGCCTCCTGGTGGCCGTCTTCACCGAGTGCACCAGCAACGTGGCCACCACCACCCTCTTTCTGCCCATCCTGGCTTCCATG GCCCAGGCCATCGAACTCAACCCGCTGTACGTGATGCTGCCCTGCACGCTCGCGGCCTCGCTGGCCTTCATGCTGCCGGTGGCCACCCCGCCGAACGCCATCGTCTTCTCCTACGGCAACCTCCGGGTCATCGACATG GTCAAAGCTGGCTGTGTGCTGAACATCCTGGGTGTCCTGACCATCATGCTGGCCATCAACACCTGGGGCTTCCCCTTGTTTGACCTGCACCAATTCCCGTCCTGGGCAAGCAGCAATGCATCTCAGTGCTGA